A stretch of the Nodularia sp. LEGE 06071 genome encodes the following:
- a CDS encoding 2-dehydropantoate 2-reductase codes for MKICIVGAGAIGGYLGAKLALAGEEVTLIARGQHLEAIQNQGLELIMSDGSSHVVNPSLATSDINQAGTQDVVILAVKAQSLPAIASALPSLYNPDTIVVTAQNGIPWWYFHKHGGEYEGQQIHAVDPEGIIAANIDVDRVIGCVVYPAVELQSPGVIRHIEGDRVSLGEIDNTKTERIQKLAQTCKQAGLKAPVRSKIRTEIWIKLWGNLAFNPISALTRATLEQICQYPLTRELARQMMMEAQTIAEKLGIEFGISLEQRLNGAEKVGAHKTSMLQDIEAGRATEVEAILGSVIELGKLTHIPTPYMDTVYANVKLLEKTLLVYL; via the coding sequence ATGAAAATCTGTATTGTCGGTGCGGGTGCGATCGGCGGTTATTTAGGAGCGAAACTAGCTCTAGCAGGTGAAGAAGTCACCTTAATTGCGCGTGGACAGCATCTCGAAGCAATTCAAAACCAGGGACTAGAGCTAATCATGTCCGATGGCTCAAGTCATGTAGTAAATCCATCTTTAGCCACCAGTGATATCAATCAAGCAGGAACTCAAGATGTGGTGATCCTGGCTGTAAAAGCTCAGAGTTTACCTGCGATCGCATCTGCTCTACCATCACTCTACAATCCTGATACAATCGTAGTCACTGCCCAAAATGGTATTCCTTGGTGGTACTTCCACAAGCATGGTGGAGAATATGAAGGACAACAAATTCACGCCGTTGACCCAGAAGGGATAATTGCCGCCAACATTGATGTAGATCGGGTAATTGGTTGTGTAGTGTATCCCGCCGTAGAACTACAATCACCAGGAGTAATTCGTCACATTGAAGGCGATCGCGTCAGCCTCGGAGAAATCGATAACACCAAAACCGAACGCATCCAAAAACTAGCTCAAACCTGCAAACAAGCCGGATTAAAAGCTCCAGTGCGGTCTAAAATTCGCACAGAAATCTGGATCAAATTATGGGGAAACTTAGCCTTTAATCCCATCAGTGCCTTAACTCGCGCCACTCTAGAGCAGATTTGCCAGTACCCCTTGACCCGTGAACTGGCAAGGCAAATGATGATGGAAGCCCAAACCATAGCTGAAAAACTGGGGATTGAATTCGGGATCAGTTTAGAACAGCGCCTCAATGGGGCTGAAAAAGTTGGCGCTCATAAAACTTCTATGCTCCAAGATATCGAAGCCGGTCGGGCTACAGAGGTAGAAGCCATCCTGGGATCTGTGATTGAACTCGGCAAACTCACCCACATCCCTACACCCTATATGGATACGGTCTATGCTAATGTCAAACTACTAGAAAAAACTTTACTGGTTTATTTATAA
- the serA gene encoding phosphoglycerate dehydrogenase, with translation MSKVLVSDPIDQAGIDILTQVATVDVKTGLKPAELIEIIGEYDALMIRSGTRVTQEIIEAGTQLKIIGRAGVGVDNVDVPAATRRGIVVVNSPEGNTIAAAEHALAMMLSLSRHIPDANASVKSGEWDRKSFVGAEVYKKTLGVVGLGKIGSHVATVARAMGMKLLAYDPFISTERAEQLGCQLVDMDLLMQQADYITLHIPKTPETTHLINAKSLAKMKPTARIINCARGGIIDEAALAVAIKQGQIKGAALDVFESEPLGESDLRSLGKEVILTPHLGASTTEAQVNVAIDVAEQIRDVLLGLAARSAVNIPGFGPDVLEELKPYMQLAETLGNLVGQLAGGRVESLTVRLQGELATNKSQPLVVASLKGLLYQALRERVNYVNATIEAKERGIRVIETRDASARDYAGSLHLEATGTLGTHSVTGALLGDKEIHLTDVDGFPINVPPSKYMLFTLHRDMPGIIGKLGSLLGSFNVNIASMQVGRKIVRGDAVMALSIDDPLPDGILTEIVKVSGIRDAYTVTL, from the coding sequence ATGTCCAAGGTTCTCGTCTCCGATCCGATTGACCAAGCTGGAATTGACATTCTGACCCAAGTTGCTACTGTAGATGTCAAAACAGGTCTCAAACCAGCAGAACTGATCGAAATTATTGGTGAATATGACGCGCTAATGATTCGCTCTGGTACGCGCGTTACACAAGAAATTATTGAAGCTGGGACTCAGTTAAAAATCATCGGTCGTGCCGGTGTGGGTGTGGATAATGTCGATGTTCCCGCAGCTACCCGCCGAGGAATTGTCGTTGTCAATTCTCCAGAAGGTAACACAATCGCCGCCGCTGAACACGCCCTGGCAATGATGTTATCTTTATCTCGTCACATCCCCGATGCTAACGCTTCCGTTAAAAGCGGTGAGTGGGATCGCAAAAGCTTTGTGGGCGCGGAAGTTTATAAAAAAACTCTCGGCGTTGTCGGCTTAGGTAAAATTGGTTCCCATGTGGCGACTGTAGCCAGAGCAATGGGGATGAAACTCCTAGCTTACGATCCCTTTATCTCCACAGAACGCGCCGAACAACTTGGCTGTCAGTTGGTAGATATGGATTTGCTGATGCAGCAAGCAGACTATATTACGCTGCACATCCCCAAAACACCAGAAACAACCCACTTAATTAACGCTAAAAGTCTGGCAAAAATGAAACCCACAGCCAGAATAATCAACTGCGCTCGTGGTGGAATCATTGATGAAGCTGCTTTAGCCGTAGCGATTAAACAAGGTCAAATTAAAGGTGCAGCCTTGGATGTGTTCGAGTCAGAACCACTGGGTGAATCTGATTTGCGATCGCTTGGTAAAGAAGTCATCCTTACCCCCCATTTAGGAGCCTCCACAACGGAAGCACAAGTCAATGTGGCTATTGATGTTGCTGAACAAATTCGCGATGTTCTCTTAGGACTAGCAGCCCGTTCCGCAGTGAATATCCCCGGATTTGGCCCCGATGTCCTAGAAGAACTCAAGCCTTATATGCAACTAGCCGAAACCCTCGGTAACTTGGTGGGACAGCTAGCTGGTGGACGGGTAGAATCACTGACTGTCCGACTACAAGGCGAACTAGCAACCAACAAGAGTCAGCCTTTGGTTGTGGCTTCCCTGAAAGGACTACTTTACCAAGCCCTCCGGGAACGGGTAAACTATGTCAACGCTACTATCGAAGCTAAAGAGCGTGGCATTCGGGTGATTGAAACCCGTGATGCTTCAGCTCGCGACTACGCTGGCTCGTTGCATTTGGAAGCGACAGGTACTTTAGGTACTCATTCGGTCACAGGGGCTTTATTGGGCGACAAAGAAATTCATCTCACCGATGTTGATGGTTTCCCCATTAATGTTCCACCCAGCAAATATATGCTGTTTACCTTGCACCGTGATATGCCAGGAATTATCGGCAAACTCGGTTCTCTACTGGGCAGTTTTAATGTCAATATTGCCAGTATGCAGGTAGGCCGGAAAATTGTCCGTGGTGATGCTGTGATGGCTCTGAGTATCGATGATCCCTTACCTGATGGCATTTTGACGGAAATTGTCAAAGTATCTGGAATTAGGGACGCATACACAGTAACTTTATAA
- the prmA gene encoding 50S ribosomal protein L11 methyltransferase has translation MANTWWELQILCDPALEETVFWRLEDFSSRGTASESKGNFCLVKAYLPRFQAQLLDLAALSLWLRQDALCIGLSIPTLNWELIDEEDWATSWKQYWKPEEIGDRFLINPAWLPLPETTERLVIRLDPGVAFGTGNHATTQLCLESLEMRLSQIPASFVGKSVKQEPLIIADIGCGSGILSIGALLLGAEKVYAVDTDPLAVQSTFSNRALNDIKPERLVSAEGSVDMILKLVDKPVDGIVCNILADVIIQLVPEMSAIAKPSTWGIFSGILLEQSQAVGDALEKNGWIVATLWKKKEWCCLNVRRS, from the coding sequence ATGGCAAACACTTGGTGGGAACTACAGATTTTATGTGATCCAGCGCTGGAAGAGACAGTATTTTGGCGACTGGAGGATTTTAGCAGCCGTGGTACAGCGAGTGAAAGTAAAGGTAATTTCTGTCTAGTCAAAGCTTACCTACCGAGATTTCAAGCACAGTTACTAGATTTGGCGGCGCTATCGCTGTGGTTGCGTCAAGATGCCCTTTGTATCGGATTGTCTATTCCTACCCTAAACTGGGAGTTAATCGATGAGGAAGATTGGGCTACTAGCTGGAAACAATACTGGAAACCTGAAGAAATCGGCGATCGCTTTTTAATTAATCCTGCCTGGCTACCCTTACCAGAAACAACAGAACGGTTAGTGATTCGTCTTGATCCTGGGGTAGCATTTGGTACGGGAAATCATGCCACAACTCAATTGTGTTTGGAATCGCTAGAAATGCGGTTAAGTCAAATACCTGCTTCTTTTGTGGGTAAGAGTGTTAAACAAGAGCCTCTGATCATTGCGGATATCGGCTGTGGTTCTGGTATACTTTCCATTGGAGCATTGCTATTGGGGGCTGAAAAAGTCTATGCAGTGGATACTGATCCCTTGGCGGTGCAATCAACCTTCAGCAATCGCGCCCTGAACGACATTAAGCCAGAACGCTTGGTATCAGCAGAAGGTAGTGTAGACATGATCCTCAAATTGGTGGATAAACCAGTCGATGGTATTGTCTGTAATATTTTGGCTGATGTCATTATTCAGTTGGTTCCAGAAATGAGTGCGATCGCTAAACCCAGTACTTGGGGAATTTTTAGCGGGATTTTACTCGAACAATCTCAAGCGGTTGGTGATGCGTTAGAAAAAAATGGTTGGATTGTTGCTACCCTGTGGAAAAAGAAAGAATGGTGTTGCTTGAATGTGCGACGTTCTTAA
- the queA gene encoding tRNA preQ1(34) S-adenosylmethionine ribosyltransferase-isomerase QueA: MQDVTLDYSLAGYDYALPTELIAQNPVFPRDSSRLLVVDSPTTGQETAPLHQIFRDLPELLRTGDLLIINDTKVIPARLYGRKSTGAEIEVLLLEERQYNCWLALVKPGKRFKLGTEIIFESRGLGLRNQTDSQPLPTQLTATVMETDAATGGRLLRFDVPEGKALVELLDQFGEIPLPPYITASTAADEQYQTVYAQQPGAIAAPTAGLHFTPELLSKLRDRGINQALITLHVGVGTFRPVEIEEVTSHQMHEEWISVPPATVEQIRATKAAGGRIIAVGTTAVRALEGAAKSGDLHPFCGKTDLFIYPGYQWRVVDGLITNFHLPRSSLLMLVSALIGRQRLINIYQEAIASKYRFYSFGDAMLILPEARG, translated from the coding sequence ATACAAGACGTGACTTTAGATTATTCATTGGCAGGGTATGATTACGCATTACCAACCGAACTTATTGCCCAAAATCCGGTATTTCCTAGAGATAGTTCGCGTTTATTAGTAGTGGATTCTCCCACCACAGGCCAAGAAACTGCACCTCTACACCAGATTTTTCGAGATTTACCAGAGTTATTACGTACTGGTGATTTATTGATCATCAATGATACAAAAGTGATTCCGGCGCGGCTGTATGGTCGTAAATCCACTGGTGCAGAAATCGAGGTTTTGCTCTTAGAAGAACGTCAATATAACTGTTGGTTAGCTTTAGTTAAACCAGGAAAACGCTTCAAACTAGGAACAGAAATAATTTTTGAATCGAGGGGATTAGGATTGAGGAATCAAACAGATTCTCAGCCACTCCCGACTCAATTAACAGCGACAGTTATGGAAACAGACGCAGCCACGGGAGGGCGTTTATTGCGTTTTGATGTGCCTGAAGGCAAAGCTTTGGTAGAACTGTTAGATCAATTCGGTGAAATACCCCTACCGCCTTATATCACGGCATCGACTGCTGCTGATGAACAATATCAAACAGTTTATGCACAACAGCCAGGAGCGATCGCTGCGCCGACGGCAGGATTACATTTTACCCCAGAGTTGCTGTCAAAGTTACGCGATCGCGGCATAAATCAAGCTTTGATCACATTACACGTTGGCGTAGGGACATTTCGCCCCGTAGAAATAGAAGAAGTCACCAGCCACCAGATGCATGAAGAATGGATTTCCGTTCCCCCCGCCACAGTCGAACAAATCCGCGCCACTAAAGCTGCTGGGGGTCGAATTATTGCCGTGGGGACAACAGCAGTCCGCGCCTTAGAAGGGGCAGCAAAATCTGGGGATTTACACCCATTTTGTGGGAAAACAGACTTATTCATCTATCCCGGTTATCAATGGCGGGTAGTAGATGGACTGATTACCAATTTTCATTTACCACGTTCTAGTTTGCTAATGCTGGTCAGTGCCTTGATTGGTAGACAACGTTTGATAAATATATACCAAGAAGCGATCGCCTCGAAATATCGCTTTTATTCCTTCGGTGATGCCATGCTCATTCTTCCAGAAGCTAGAGGATGA
- a CDS encoding tetratricopeptide repeat protein produces MYKQHTIRQWFCPVINWQQLHLGLLCATSVCLVLAAPTILQLPESQLLAQKAVSQDLETASLYQQGVTRYHRNDFQGAESAFRLALERDPNLGIARNYLGNILLMQNRLDLAVKEYRQALRINPNLSETYYNLGLALHRQGQEAAAIPAYRQALSIDPTRSAAQYNLGLALYELGQEREAIAAYEAAINLDSSNANAYYNLAIAQQEQGEIEPAIAAYRQVLELEPQNATAYHNLGVILYNQGELQEANGIFKRAYTAYKQQGQLESAEKMKQLIQQIALVIEQQRQATQMANPAENPPPTGNTVMPEITPEFVPVIFNK; encoded by the coding sequence ATGTATAAACAGCATACAATTCGTCAGTGGTTCTGCCCGGTGATCAATTGGCAGCAGCTGCATCTAGGACTTCTCTGTGCTACCTCTGTGTGTTTGGTGTTGGCTGCACCGACCATCTTGCAATTACCAGAAAGCCAGCTGCTGGCACAAAAAGCAGTTTCTCAGGACTTGGAAACAGCTAGCCTCTACCAGCAAGGAGTCACACGTTACCACCGAAATGATTTCCAGGGTGCAGAATCTGCCTTTCGTCTAGCCTTAGAGCGAGATCCGAACCTCGGCATAGCACGCAATTATCTAGGTAATATTTTGCTGATGCAAAATCGCCTGGATCTAGCAGTCAAAGAATATCGACAGGCGCTCAGAATTAATCCCAATCTGAGTGAAACTTACTATAATTTAGGGTTAGCATTACACCGACAAGGGCAAGAAGCAGCGGCGATTCCTGCTTATAGACAAGCTTTGTCCATCGATCCTACAAGGTCGGCAGCACAGTATAATTTGGGATTAGCGCTGTATGAATTAGGACAAGAGCGGGAAGCGATAGCCGCCTACGAAGCCGCAATTAATCTCGATAGTAGTAATGCCAACGCTTATTATAACTTAGCGATCGCCCAGCAGGAGCAAGGAGAAATAGAGCCTGCGATCGCCGCTTATCGGCAAGTCCTAGAACTTGAACCTCAAAATGCCACAGCTTACCATAACTTAGGAGTTATTTTATACAATCAAGGTGAACTCCAGGAAGCTAACGGTATATTCAAACGCGCCTACACAGCATACAAGCAGCAAGGCCAGTTAGAATCAGCCGAGAAAATGAAGCAATTAATCCAGCAAATTGCCTTGGTGATAGAACAACAGCGTCAAGCCACTCAAATGGCTAATCCCGCCGAAAATCCTCCGCCTACAGGTAATACAGTCATGCCTGAGATAACTCCTGAGTTTGTGCCAGTGATTTTCAATAAATAG
- a CDS encoding GNAT family N-acetyltransferase: MVEQIKPRYSSLWINKIAEVPQDAWDALAMPLKTPFLEWDWLNNLEISQSATAKTGWLPNHLTLWRDRTLIAVAPLYLKGHSYGEFVFDHQWAELADRIGVEYYPKLLGMTPFTPAEGYRFLIAPGEDEDEITAKMVHEIDAFCTKHRISGCHFLYVDPQWRAVLERQGFTTWLHHSYIWENVEFKTFDDYLALFNANQRRNIKRERKAVEKVGLRLQPLTGDAIPQSLFPLMYDFYADTCDKFGWWGSKYLTKQFFEQLHTNYRHRVVFFPAYTEEDQSQPVGMSFCLFKGDRLYGRYWGSLEDIDCLHFDACYYTPIEWAIAHGIQSFDPGAGGRHKKRRGFPAMPNYSLHRFYNSRLDQILRPYIREVNQLEQQEMEAINQDLPFGQDTKK, from the coding sequence ATGGTGGAACAAATCAAGCCTCGCTACTCTAGCCTTTGGATTAACAAAATCGCGGAAGTACCCCAAGATGCCTGGGATGCTTTAGCAATGCCACTGAAAACGCCGTTTTTAGAATGGGATTGGCTGAATAATTTGGAAATTTCCCAGAGTGCTACAGCTAAAACCGGCTGGTTACCCAATCATTTAACTCTTTGGCGAGACAGGACGTTGATTGCTGTTGCGCCACTTTACCTCAAAGGCCATAGTTATGGCGAATTTGTCTTTGATCACCAATGGGCAGAATTAGCCGATCGCATTGGTGTAGAGTATTATCCTAAATTGCTGGGTATGACTCCCTTTACCCCGGCTGAAGGTTATCGGTTTTTAATCGCCCCTGGGGAAGATGAGGATGAAATTACTGCCAAAATGGTGCATGAGATTGATGCTTTCTGCACTAAACATCGGATTTCTGGTTGTCATTTTCTCTACGTCGATCCCCAATGGCGTGCAGTCCTGGAACGGCAAGGTTTTACAACTTGGTTACACCATAGCTACATTTGGGAAAATGTCGAGTTTAAAACTTTTGATGATTATTTAGCATTATTCAACGCCAATCAGCGCCGCAATATTAAGCGAGAACGCAAAGCTGTGGAAAAAGTGGGTTTACGATTACAACCACTGACTGGTGATGCAATTCCGCAGTCTTTATTTCCGTTGATGTACGATTTCTATGCTGATACTTGTGATAAGTTCGGCTGGTGGGGTAGTAAATACCTGACAAAGCAGTTTTTTGAGCAGCTACACACGAATTATCGCCATCGAGTGGTGTTTTTCCCAGCATATACAGAAGAAGATCAAAGCCAACCTGTGGGGATGTCCTTTTGTTTATTTAAAGGCGATCGCTTATATGGACGTTATTGGGGTAGTTTGGAAGATATAGATTGCTTACATTTTGATGCTTGTTACTATACACCCATTGAGTGGGCGATCGCTCACGGGATTCAAAGTTTCGATCCCGGTGCTGGGGGACGACACAAAAAACGTCGCGGTTTTCCGGCTATGCCTAATTACAGTTTGCACCGCTTTTACAATAGTCGTTTAGACCAAATTCTTCGCCCTTATATTCGGGAAGTCAATCAATTAGAACAGCAGGAGATGGAAGCGATTAATCAGGATTTACCGTTTGGTCAGGATACAAAAAAATAA
- a CDS encoding RibD family protein has product MMQLRPHTTVVLAMSADGKIADFRRSPARFGSGADKTHLEKQIAASDAVLLGAGTLRAYGTTLTVSQPILLQHRIKGGKPAQPVHIVITQSANLNPEIKFFQQPIERWLLTTTIGERSWHKREQTLDSTRLTPAQECPAKFDQIIVFDTPTGKVDTSAALQHLASLHITRLAVLGGGELVASMLQSDLIDELWLTVCPLILGGASAPTPVEGVGFLAPFAPKLELLEVHQVEQEVFLHYRLQR; this is encoded by the coding sequence ATGATGCAACTTCGTCCTCATACCACAGTAGTTTTGGCAATGAGTGCAGATGGCAAAATAGCAGATTTCAGGCGATCGCCCGCTCGCTTTGGCTCAGGAGCCGATAAAACGCACCTGGAAAAACAAATTGCTGCCTCTGATGCCGTTTTACTAGGTGCTGGTACTCTTCGTGCTTACGGTACAACACTTACCGTATCACAACCAATACTGCTGCAACATCGAATAAAAGGGGGTAAGCCCGCCCAGCCGGTTCATATAGTCATTACACAATCTGCTAATCTCAATCCGGAAATTAAGTTTTTTCAACAGCCAATCGAACGCTGGTTGCTGACAACAACAATCGGGGAACGTTCTTGGCACAAACGAGAACAGACACTGGATTCAACCAGGTTAACACCCGCACAGGAGTGTCCGGCGAAATTTGATCAGATTATAGTTTTTGACACACCAACGGGAAAGGTTGACACGTCTGCTGCTTTGCAACACCTGGCATCTCTACATATAACACGCTTGGCTGTATTAGGAGGCGGTGAATTAGTAGCTTCTATGTTGCAATCAGATTTAATTGATGAACTCTGGCTGACAGTCTGTCCATTGATTTTAGGCGGTGCATCTGCACCCACACCAGTAGAAGGGGTCGGATTTTTAGCTCCATTCGCTCCCAAATTAGAACTTTTAGAAGTTCATCAAGTTGAACAAGAGGTGTTTCTCCACTATCGGCTGCAACGTTGA
- a CDS encoding sensor histidine kinase, whose amino-acid sequence MAKPRQSSFRRILVTKILLLFVPVLLLGELVALNKARSSLLKTASQNLTESAIAKSEKIAHAIATLKIHLLTFSQTTVIQSGSANKEVQQYLTQLATELPTSIECLQLTDLQSSKIIASSCGNQELTEWKLSFPDRGKKIDIKKIFPPKAGTTGQKNPYNQLQLLLSIPVYSRTGEARYALSIQSALYKQTKNQPGSLTGATLVISENGTILAHPSAELVGRNIHEYPKPDQLQDIVKKALAGKSNSINLLSQEGEELIVGYTAIANPITQEPGQKWIVLAVTTVDNALLGLEEIKLILIVLTVGLIGASLLASLYLAPYLANPLEELRDYALNLHSHHAAQPVPRNFKIREFNQLAQAIEQMVERLKAWAEELEIAWKEAKTANQIKSQFLATTSHELRNPLNVIINCVRVVHEGLCDSREEEIEFLKRADETAIHLLGIINELLDISKIEAGKLSVVKVPIDLQQTLLEVINLQSVNVQKKGLQLKTDLGTDLIPVAADAAKLKQVLINIIGNATKFTDAGSITIATATSKDSEDQSQVIVSVTDTGLGIEPAQQHKLFRPFVMLDGGATRKVEGTGLGLAISRNLIELMGGSITLESAGINQGTTVKITLPMIDSTLLTASVKEEDLNHWGIASGDEEVREINLSPIHREETRQNSNEINGSQNPDLDTDISELSLIENSEKVWQLGEVHDSLRGVAIEIRKR is encoded by the coding sequence ATGGCCAAGCCTCGTCAATCATCCTTTAGACGTATTTTAGTAACAAAAATTTTGCTGTTGTTTGTCCCAGTTTTATTGCTGGGGGAGCTTGTGGCGTTGAATAAAGCCAGATCAAGCCTGTTGAAAACTGCTAGTCAAAATCTGACAGAGAGTGCGATCGCCAAAAGTGAGAAAATTGCTCATGCGATCGCCACCCTGAAAATTCACTTGCTAACTTTCAGTCAAACAACCGTTATTCAGTCTGGTTCGGCTAACAAAGAAGTACAACAATATCTGACTCAGCTAGCAACAGAATTGCCCACCTCCATTGAGTGCCTGCAATTAACTGATCTACAAAGCAGTAAAATCATTGCCAGTAGCTGTGGTAACCAAGAACTTACAGAATGGAAATTATCTTTTCCTGATCGAGGAAAAAAAATTGATATCAAAAAAATCTTTCCTCCCAAGGCAGGAACCACAGGACAAAAAAATCCCTATAATCAACTGCAATTGTTGCTATCGATCCCAGTTTACAGTCGCACTGGGGAAGCCCGATATGCTTTGAGTATTCAATCAGCACTATACAAACAAACCAAAAATCAGCCGGGTTCGTTAACTGGCGCTACCCTCGTAATTTCTGAAAACGGAACAATTCTCGCACATCCATCAGCAGAGCTAGTTGGGAGGAATATTCACGAATACCCAAAGCCTGACCAACTGCAAGACATTGTGAAAAAGGCCTTGGCTGGAAAAAGTAATTCCATAAATTTACTTTCTCAAGAAGGCGAAGAATTAATAGTTGGTTACACAGCTATTGCCAATCCCATTACACAAGAGCCGGGTCAAAAATGGATAGTCCTAGCTGTGACAACAGTCGATAATGCTCTGCTGGGTTTAGAAGAAATCAAACTGATCCTGATTGTTTTAACAGTTGGTTTGATTGGTGCGAGTTTGTTGGCATCCCTATATCTAGCCCCTTACCTAGCCAATCCTCTAGAAGAATTGCGAGACTATGCCCTGAATCTCCACAGCCACCACGCCGCACAACCAGTACCACGCAACTTCAAAATTCGCGAGTTCAACCAACTAGCGCAAGCAATAGAGCAAATGGTTGAGAGACTCAAAGCCTGGGCAGAAGAACTAGAAATAGCTTGGAAAGAGGCAAAAACCGCCAACCAAATCAAAAGTCAATTTTTGGCTACCACTTCCCATGAATTGAGAAATCCCCTCAATGTAATTATTAACTGTGTGCGCGTAGTTCACGAGGGTTTGTGCGATAGCCGGGAAGAAGAAATAGAGTTTCTCAAACGTGCCGATGAAACAGCGATTCACTTGCTAGGTATTATCAATGAGCTACTTGATATTTCCAAAATTGAAGCTGGTAAGCTTTCAGTAGTGAAAGTACCGATTGATCTCCAACAAACACTGCTGGAAGTGATTAATTTACAATCAGTAAATGTGCAGAAAAAAGGCTTGCAGTTAAAAACTGATTTAGGTACTGACTTGATTCCCGTAGCAGCAGACGCAGCAAAATTAAAGCAGGTACTCATTAATATCATTGGTAATGCCACTAAGTTTACCGATGCGGGCAGCATCACGATTGCTACAGCAACTTCCAAAGACAGTGAGGATCAATCTCAGGTGATTGTCAGCGTCACAGATACCGGTTTAGGCATTGAACCTGCCCAGCAGCACAAATTATTTCGCCCCTTCGTCATGCTAGATGGCGGTGCGACACGCAAGGTTGAAGGTACAGGACTAGGACTAGCGATTTCCCGAAACTTAATTGAACTTATGGGAGGTAGCATTACTCTGGAAAGTGCAGGTATAAATCAAGGCACGACCGTGAAGATTACCTTGCCGATGATTGATAGCACCCTATTAACTGCTTCAGTAAAAGAAGAGGATTTAAATCATTGGGGTATTGCTTCTGGGGATGAGGAAGTCAGGGAGATCAACTTATCGCCGATTCATCGGGAAGAGACCCGGCAAAACTCCAACGAGATCAATGGATCTCAGAACCCAGATTTAGATACTGACATTTCCGAACTATCACTGATAGAGAATAGTGAGAAGGTTTGGCAATTAGGTGAGGTGCATGATAGCTTGCGTGGTGTAGCCATAGAAATCAGAAAGCGTTGA
- a CDS encoding Gfo/Idh/MocA family protein: MKIAVVGVGRWGVHLLRNFLAHPLVSVVAVVDPQAERLAAVKQQFNLDENILLTTQWSDLQQVAGLTAVAIATPATTHYVLIKEALNLGYHVLAEKPLTLDPVECLELCQIAEKQHLILMVDHTYLFHPAVEQGQTVIKSGTLGSLRYGYATRTHLGPVRQDVDALWDLAIHDIAIFNTWLGQIPVKVQATGTVWLQGNGEFNHSGSGLADLVWVTLTYPDGFQVYIHLCWGNPDKQRRLAVVGSRGCLIFDEMSTSSPLTLLHGEFERQGNQFLPVNQKREVLELNPGEPLQRVCDRFIISMIENTAPDISSGWVGTTLVQILTGLTASLNQGGQPIILSINAF; the protein is encoded by the coding sequence ATGAAAATTGCTGTTGTTGGTGTGGGACGTTGGGGAGTACATTTACTGCGAAATTTTTTAGCACATCCCCTGGTGAGTGTGGTGGCGGTAGTAGACCCCCAAGCCGAAAGATTAGCAGCAGTGAAGCAACAGTTTAATTTAGATGAAAATATATTATTGACTACTCAGTGGTCAGATTTACAGCAAGTAGCGGGGCTGACAGCAGTTGCGATCGCCACTCCAGCTACAACCCACTATGTCTTAATTAAGGAAGCGCTGAATTTAGGATACCATGTTTTGGCAGAAAAACCCTTAACTCTAGACCCAGTAGAATGTCTGGAACTTTGCCAGATTGCAGAAAAACAGCATTTAATCCTGATGGTTGACCATACTTATTTATTTCATCCAGCTGTTGAGCAAGGGCAAACTGTCATTAAGTCCGGTACATTAGGGAGCTTACGCTATGGCTATGCGACACGTACCCATTTAGGGCCAGTCCGCCAAGATGTAGATGCTTTGTGGGACTTGGCTATTCATGATATTGCTATTTTTAATACCTGGCTGGGTCAGATACCAGTGAAAGTACAGGCTACGGGTACGGTGTGGTTACAAGGGAATGGGGAATTTAACCACTCTGGATCAGGATTAGCCGATTTAGTCTGGGTAACACTGACATATCCGGATGGCTTTCAGGTATATATTCACCTGTGCTGGGGAAATCCTGATAAACAGCGCCGCCTGGCGGTTGTGGGTAGCCGTGGTTGCTTGATTTTTGATGAAATGTCCACTTCATCACCTTTAACTTTGTTACATGGTGAGTTTGAACGTCAGGGAAATCAGTTTTTGCCTGTGAATCAAAAACGAGAGGTGCTGGAATTAAATCCGGGCGAACCATTGCAGCGGGTGTGCGATCGCTTTATTATCAGTATGATCGAGAATACCGCCCCAGACATCTCATCTGGTTGGGTAGGCACTACCTTAGTACAGATTCTCACTGGTCTGACAGCATCTCTGAATCAGGGAGGACAACCGATTATTTTATCAATCAACGCTTTCTGA